The following nucleotide sequence is from Phycisphaera sp..
TTCCGTCCACTCATCAGTTGGGCGACATCTCGATCGATCTCGCGGGGGATAGCACCGGGGAATGTCGCACCGGTGGGCTCGTACGGATCGCTCGCGCGCGTGATGAATAGGCGCAGGAAGATGAGGTCGAGTCGCACGTTCACGTCTCGTATCGTGAGATCGCTGGTGGTGGCGTAGAGCTGGGCGAGATAGGTGAGTGCGGCGCGCTCGTCGTTGAAGAGCTCGTAGAACGCGAAGTCGCTGTCGACCGCCAGCCGCGCCATGCGCAGGCCGCCGGCCGGTGCGGGCGTGTAGGGGCCGACGGGCGCGATGCTGTCGTGCGTACCGGTGGCGGTGCCACACAGGGTCGGGGCGATCTGCGGGCCGAAGGTGCCCGCCGCCTCGAACACGACGATCTGGCCTTCGCCCAGCGCGACGCCGCCATTACGCGGGTCCCCGCCGTTGGATGAGACCACGTACGTGGGTTGGCTCGCTCCCATTTCGATTCGGCCGATGGTCGAGCCGTCCGCAACGCTCAGGAAGACGTGCGAACCGGGGCGGCCCTCGACAGATCCGCGCCAGAAGGTGATGGAAGCGGGATCAAAGTCGGCCGGGCGCTGGCCGGCCTCATCGACGACGACGATGCGAGCGCCGGGGGCAAACACGCGGAAGGGCTCGAGGTTGAGGTCGGCCGTGGCTCCGTCGGGCAGTGGGAAGCGTGCGAAGCGCACCGCTTCTCGCCTGGCAAGCGGCGCCGCATCGATGCTGGTGACGGCCACGCCCGAAGCCTGCGTCGACTGGCGGGCGAATTCGACCGTTGTTTGGTCGGCCGCCACGCCGGTACTGGCGAACATGAACGACGCGACGGCGGCGCAGAGGGAGGTATGGAGCTTCATGGTATTCACTCTCGCTGGGGTGGCGGCTGGCATTTACGGGCATCCATCCATGAACGCGGCCTGGAAGCACAGGAAATCGAACACGTCGAACGAGCCGTCGCCCGTGCAGTCGGCGATGGGCTCGCGGGCATCGAAGGAGGTCTGGAAGCACAAGAAGTCGAAGATGCCCAGCTCGCCGTCGCCATCGCAGTCTGCGGTGCACAGCGACTCGCATTCGTCGGGCACGCCGTTGCGGTTGCGGTCATCGCTGCGGCCGTCGGCGATGTCGCAGGCGTCTGGGATGCGGTTGAGGTTGCAGTCGTGGGCGTCGCCGGGGACGAAGTCGAAGCCGGTGGGCGTGGTCGTGGCGGCGTCGACTCCGGCGACCAGGGCCAGGAAGATCGAGCCCGACGTGGCGTCGAAGCCGAGGATGGCCGGCGGGAAGAGCAGCGGAGAGGAACCCGCCGAGGCGCGGTGGATGCTGGCGTAGACCACGCCGTCGGGGCCCAGGCGCAGGGCCCAGGGGTCGGCCAGCCGACCCCGCCACGTACCGACGCTGAACTGGCCAACATATGCGCCGGTGTCGGCGTCGAACTCCATGATGGCGTCGGTTTCCATGTCGGCGACGAGGAATCGCCAGGTGCCCGCTTCGAGGCCGGGGACGAACAGGATGCCGCGGCTCTGGGCGATGCCGCCATCGCCAGGCTGCACGAACTGGCGGACGTGCGCGCCGGTCACGCCGTCATACTCGACCACGCCGCTATTGTCGGTTCCGACGAATAGGTTGCCGCTGGGGCCGAAGATCAATGAGTACGGCTCGATCAGACCGCCCGCTCCAGATCCAACGAGATCACCCAACGAAGATCCGGTCGCGAGGTCGTAGCGGCGCACCGCATTGGCGTCGCGATCGGCGACGAGCAACTCGCCATCTATCCCAATCGCCATGGCAGTGGGATAGATGAGCCCGCCGGTGCCGGTCGTGACAAGATCGCGCACGAAGGCACCGTCGAGGTCAAACTCAACGATCCGCGCGTCGGCACCGCTGGCGACGAGCACGCGGCGATCGGGCGTGACCAGCACGTCCATCGGCTCGCTGAGCAGGCCGTCGGCGGAGGTCGAGCGGAGCACGCCGGTCTGGAAGTGGTGGCCGTTGACGGTGTTGCGGTCCAGATCGGCGGTCCAGGTGTTGTGGGCGTGGTCCATCGCGATGACGTCGGACACGCCGTCGCCGTCGCAGTCCTGGCAGGCGTCGAGGATTGCGTCGCGGTCGAGGTCGAGCGACATGTCGTTGACGATGTCGACCCAATCGAAGACGCCGTTGCCGTCGCAGTCGGCCTGGCACTCGTCGGGGATGGCGTCGCCGTTGGCGTCCTGGCTGACGCCGTCGGCGATGTCCTGGTCGTCGGGCACGCCGTTGGCGTTGCAGTCGGGCTCGCACTCGTCGGGGATGCCGTTCTCATTGAGATCGAGGCTCGTGCCGCTGGCGATGTCGGCGTCGTCGAGCACGCCGTTGCCGTTGCAATCTTCGCACTCGTCGGGGATGCCGTTTCCGTTGGTGTCCGTGCTGCGGCCGCTGGCGATGTCAAGGGCGTCGGCGATGTGGTTCTGGTTGCAGTCGAAGTGGAGTCGACGCGAAACACAGTCGCGGATGCGATCCCGCAGGCCTGCGTGGAAGTGCATATCCCGCAGCGCGGCGCCGCCGCTGAAGGTCGTACTGCAGTAGCTCATGATCGTGCCGCGTCGGGGCTGGGACGACGCGGTTGCGCACTCGTCGATGCCGTACTGGTGGGTGTGCCCGGTGCCCAGGCTGTGGCCGAGCTCGTGCAGCACGACGCCGATGTCGTGGTTGAAGACGGTAGGGATCGAGGTGTCGGAGAGTCGGCCGATGCCATACCCCACCCACGAGGCAGTCGCGCAGATGCCCGCGGCCTGCCCACCGTACGGCGCATCCTTGCGCCCGGACATGAGCTGGGACACGTCGTACACCACGCCCGGTGGGATCTGCGGGTAGCCCACACCCCGCTCATAGGGATGATCGCGAGTCGTCCATACACGAAGAAACACGAGGTCGAGCCGGACGCCGGTGTCGCGGATGAAGACGTCGCTCGCGGCGGCGTACATCTGGGCGAGGAAGGTCAGGGCCGCGCGCTCGTGCTCGAACAACTGGTACATCGCGTAGTCGGCATCGACCGCCAGTTTGGCCATCCGCAGACCGCGCACCATGGGGCCGTAGGTCGGGCCGAGCACCGAGCCCGGCCCATCGCCCCCGGGCGGGGGGTCGAGGTTCGCGGGCCCGACGGGCACGATGCCGACGCCGCAGGGAGACGGCGCGAGATCGGCGGCCATACCGACTTTTTGCCGGTATACCACAATCTCCGCCGGATCGCCCCCGCTCGAACTGATGGCGTACGT
It contains:
- a CDS encoding M12 family metallo-peptidase — its product is MVHRLAAAIAACVCVLVLVGHARAQDGRWSPATPGVVLTLDRDALAGESAILERFPLPDGTQVDLVLEPFGVFAPDARVVVADGAGERPADFDPSSIAFWRGTVSGYPGSHVFLSVAEGSTVGRVELGASRPTYAISSSGGDPAEIVVYRQKVGMAADLAPSPCGVGIVPVGPANLDPPPGGDGPGSVLGPTYGPMVRGLRMAKLAVDADYAMYQLFEHERAALTFLAQMYAAASDVFIRDTGVRLDLVFLRVWTTRDHPYERGVGYPQIPPGVVYDVSQLMSGRKDAPYGGQAAGICATASWVGYGIGRLSDTSIPTVFNHDIGVVLHELGHSLGTGHTHQYGIDECATASSQPRRGTIMSYCSTTFSGGAALRDMHFHAGLRDRIRDCVSRRLHFDCNQNHIADALDIASGRSTDTNGNGIPDECEDCNGNGVLDDADIASGTSLDLNENGIPDECEPDCNANGVPDDQDIADGVSQDANGDAIPDECQADCDGNGVFDWVDIVNDMSLDLDRDAILDACQDCDGDGVSDVIAMDHAHNTWTADLDRNTVNGHHFQTGVLRSTSADGLLSEPMDVLVTPDRRVLVASGADARIVEFDLDGAFVRDLVTTGTGGLIYPTAMAIGIDGELLVADRDANAVRRYDLATGSSLGDLVGSGAGGLIEPYSLIFGPSGNLFVGTDNSGVVEYDGVTGAHVRQFVQPGDGGIAQSRGILFVPGLEAGTWRFLVADMETDAIMEFDADTGAYVGQFSVGTWRGRLADPWALRLGPDGVVYASIHRASAGSSPLLFPPAILGFDATSGSIFLALVAGVDAATTTPTGFDFVPGDAHDCNLNRIPDACDIADGRSDDRNRNGVPDECESLCTADCDGDGELGIFDFLCFQTSFDAREPIADCTGDGSFDVFDFLCFQAAFMDGCP